The Methanocaldococcus jannaschii DSM 2661 genome has a segment encoding these proteins:
- a CDS encoding lectin-like domain-containing protein, giving the protein MKSYLKNISIFVFTILLLSNVSLGLNVSTTNNNSNFELNNSLIYKLNNSLTNTTNNSGSIIINNTTDTNKEKNECYLNITINGYRVIVKTNGEVFGFANKTPLKFIKIGDNEYIISPIVLNVPIEIYSKFNDKILHRTVILNYTKPEKEKKETNIKKEELHYLNVSFNNFKLIVKTNGKPYAKYLDLNIKVKTKKIKKHEYLVYPLILNKTIIIYAKFKNETLNRTIFLNYSIEENTTTNKTVILKNVYFPSEKIVIKTNFKPHTAYIVTPNNKIIHLKVHKKGKFYILSTKLKKNVILGNYSVVVDGIKKTFAVDYYKINAKLIDNRFIVGNVSYYVKEPKFITCIVDKKEINISLINGAFEIPLDYLIPKLNISKPEKIKKIILICGNAKEKIKVKFKNKEEIKKLISYDPVNKEIIIKLEGSEKEIKKLLKRYEKRKKYKISKIVKIYNYSIVEIKLKADKEILKDYNLPENILNTTEIVKKISSNKIRVEVNNKVDGVWYRFSCKIPKGYRVKEIVGDDGRVIRNNISINRLTGEVIGEVRWYIENNTLYFYDDPIYGYDISLIPPAPNHSIAVELSYNGQDYGGCGQISAIVFPYNKEDDETTVATYDHAGRTGDYNYANNIDAYAGSKIAIKYTSGALTRQYGVLGTAGSLGWWTYYYLSEINRTDIPLNTVPNGILESVIITDMYAPWNNNELNITQKVIIRGNNKWFATIYYIKNPTTKTYTNLKFFQGMDWNFRGSWWGDDAYYNSIDDVVYGYDSNAPVGDIQYGGFKSNIPSYEHDVNLYWSTWSDIRYDNLNNDSSYEGDAGTALAWTKDSLKPGEIWVVPIIWGLGYNYTDMMNEINMGLSQLYDTGVKSIDYPNNGDSFNPNIGPIIYINSTIALYGLVDAYNLNVSINITQINGTYIYTNSTLINLSVPYEEEKLVSFPVNISNMPYGAYNITIKTNLPNDQNTSNDEKSIIIYITSFSVQPNYQEKTGNVGEEIFYNITLYNFGVGGRFDINITYLTKGWTTKIYNNSILIAEDANGDGIWDYINPNYDLNSNNLPDIYVPTGEINLTVSKTIPSTAPLGEIDTTTLKFVNINNPSIFGKTTFQTSTPYPPSVQKTFYLHGDTLRTLNTSIPTTINNYTTINSNSLASWIQYPRFADNFTVVGKIPILLYINDPNVIFGTEMHKIVVSLMATNGIDSFTLGSDVEYLYLDDTIKSYIFNITLDSIITIPKNYYLVLRVENQISSNSINIYHNSTYPSNITLNTTTYVNVYNIFSDKNVYLPNENVTIFANITDPIGSYDISGANITVYYPNGSVYINSSMLLQEIDKNSPSLWKLYNYSFSLPESGKYLITITGIESNGVISKKNYTIYCGYEIQGYVKEDFGTLGKEDSEDKGIYGVNVSLLEDSNNDGIPDIGDTIVNSTTTDIFGHYSFLVYNSSKTYFVVVNSRTVGTTRGLNPQYSKNDIWAEETYQTVYTPINSSQWIANGNASIFPDKLLLTTDDYGEAGSVWYYKPVNLSEDLVVEFYAYLGDNPDGADGITFTLQSLGTNELGGTGGDLGYGGISPSVAVEVDTWLNDFDAPATTDHIAIDVNGNINHTYNSLTYPTPNPYDLGNVEDGREHLIKIVWNATTKTLQVYFDGNLSLTWNKDITQIIGNSAYFGFTGGTGGAKNLQYVKPIYVKNGDGYIINPTYGVVEMFGGRDPNEEDNWEDGKYEHYCLINLNSYSGKNITFGFSFDVITNTKSTGQGSFSQFIKNANAIYGKDESYFRIPNIDAKNGNHYIYTSGNKILDNLTIVNGSTQINGTIILSGLQWIANGNAYINNSNNLTLILTPDDYNQKGSVWYYKPVNLSEDLVVEFYAYLGDNPDGADGITFTLQSLGTNELGGTGGDLGYGGISPSVAVEVDTWLNDFDSPATTDHIAIDVDGNLNHTYNSLTYSTPNPYDLGNVEDGREHLIKIVWNATTKTLQVYFDGNLALTWNKDITQIIGNSTYFGFTGGTGGAKNLQYVKPTYVKNGDNVLNLEEISPNPIIDNVGADTYIGNIFFENVSVGILGNETGLNNLTLKSCGIYGKILNAGVKLVDYDWSLQNYPLYIDNLTINASGGYGISMLNKIWAMLYNSQISLKNGVGIYWANWAGGFGNITIYNITISSCNQGLVLYKDGNGIKLINSQIKNSVYEGVYSKNSTLEILNSSIINNSIGIYANISSILVNNSLIYKNRYEGLLLENSSSSILNSNIMNNSIGIYLKENYISKIQKSNISYNAYGIEIVNSSNVYINSSNIFNASTDGIAIFNGENVSVENSLLYNNNYSILSYGNLSNLSVLNSLLRDSINNSIDIEVPSDGFLNNLKLYNSSVLNSGSYGLFIYSLGSASNVNISKSLINGSYKDGIYIYGVNAINIVNNNITNNGLIGGDPAGSGIKISGNYTKGVLILNNNISHNLGNGISLEGLWSRTLCDVKVENNIISNNGIEENSGNGIYIGGRVENVSIFNNTIQYSDAQAILIQEANGWNSWDWIGTNISIINNTIQYNGLTVTIGNITAGITVGAYGVYNQDNGYIIIEGNKIINNNLCPNPTYGGKVGGIEVYGLNESWISLEFNISKNIIANNSAYGILIGASKDINIINNTIFNNEKGITIPNWDFVPYNIIISKNSIYNNSLLGIDLDDDNVTLNDGLLNYNEANHGIDYPIITYAELNGDNLTVKGYIGNGTGSSNFANAVVEIYLVKNLSGGDNLIGNNISSDGTVLNDTYGESWIYLGSLIADSNGFFSGTINVSGKGVGDESLLTATATIKGIGTSEFGRNYLLIKKFFNITGTIVMLPNGYNITIKSYNTTRDVYVYWYKPDNIEVINISGDYDENGTYGNTYWFKFNVINANETMNISITTNITTVEGLIIGIDPKK; this is encoded by the coding sequence TACTCAAAATTCAATGATAAAATATTACATAGAACAGTTATTTTAAATTACACAAAACCAGAAAAAGAAAAAAAAGAAACAAACATAAAAAAAGAAGAATTACATTATCTAAATGTCTCATTCAACAATTTTAAGTTGATTGTTAAAACAAATGGGAAACCCTATGCTAAATATTTAGACCTCAATATAAAAGTTAAGACTAAAAAAATAAAAAAACATGAATACTTGGTATATCCTCTAATTCTAAATAAAACAATCATTATTTATGCAAAATTCAAAAATGAGACATTGAATAGAACAATATTTTTAAATTACTCTATCGAGGAAAATACGACAACGAATAAAACCGTTATATTGAAAAACGTTTATTTCCCATCAGAAAAAATAGTTATAAAAACAAATTTTAAGCCACATACTGCATATATTGTAACCCCTAACAATAAAATAATACATCTAAAAGTTCATAAAAAAGGGAAGTTTTATATCTTATCCACAAAACTAAAAAAGAATGTTATATTAGGAAATTACTCAGTAGTTGTTGATGGGATTAAAAAAACCTTTGCTGTAGATTATTACAAAATTAATGCAAAATTGATAGATAATAGATTTATCGTTGGAAACGTATCCTACTATGTTAAAGAACCGAAGTTTATAACTTGCATTGTAGATAAAAAAGAAATTAATATTTCACTAATAAATGGGGCCTTTGAAATTCCTTTAGATTATTTAATACCCAAGTTAAATATCTCAAAACCAGAAAAAATTAAAAAAATAATTTTAATTTGTGGAAATGCAAAAGAAAAGATAAAAGTTAAATTCAAAAATAAAGAAGAAATTAAAAAGCTAATTTCCTATGACCCAGTCAATAAGGAGATAATTATTAAACTTGAAGGTAGTGAAAAAGAGATTAAGAAGTTATTGAAAAGATACGAAAAAAGAAAAAAATACAAGATTTCAAAAATAGTAAAGATTTACAATTATAGTATTGTAGAAATCAAACTTAAAGCAGATAAAGAAATTCTAAAAGATTACAACTTACCTGAAAATATTCTAAATACAACTGAGATAGTGAAAAAAATAAGCAGTAATAAAATTAGAGTTGAAGTTAATAATAAAGTAGATGGGGTTTGGTATAGATTCAGCTGTAAGATTCCAAAAGGTTATAGGGTTAAAGAAATTGTTGGAGATGATGGAAGAGTAATAAGAAATAACATTTCAATAAATAGATTAACAGGAGAGGTTATTGGAGAAGTAAGATGGTATATTGAAAATAACACACTATACTTCTACGACGATCCTATTTATGGATATGATATATCTTTAATTCCTCCAGCTCCAAATCATTCAATAGCTGTTGAATTATCTTATAATGGGCAAGATTATGGTGGTTGTGGGCAGATTTCAGCAATTGTCTTTCCATATAATAAGGAGGATGATGAAACTACCGTGGCTACTTATGACCATGCAGGGAGGACTGGAGATTACAATTATGCAAATAATATTGATGCTTACGCTGGTTCAAAAATAGCGATAAAATATACAAGTGGAGCATTAACAAGACAGTATGGGGTTTTAGGAACTGCAGGTAGTTTGGGATGGTGGACATATTATTACCTATCTGAAATAAATAGGACAGATATTCCTTTAAATACCGTTCCAAATGGGATTTTAGAGAGTGTAATTATAACAGATATGTATGCTCCTTGGAATAATAATGAGCTAAATATTACTCAAAAGGTTATTATTAGAGGAAATAATAAATGGTTTGCTACCATATACTACATAAAAAATCCAACCACAAAAACATATACAAATTTAAAGTTTTTCCAAGGGATGGATTGGAATTTTAGAGGAAGCTGGTGGGGAGATGATGCATACTATAATAGTATTGATGATGTTGTGTATGGCTACGATTCTAACGCACCTGTTGGGGATATACAATACGGAGGTTTTAAATCAAATATCCCAAGTTACGAACATGATGTTAATTTGTACTGGAGTACGTGGTCTGATATTAGATATGATAATTTAAATAATGATTCATCATATGAGGGTGATGCAGGGACAGCATTAGCATGGACTAAAGATTCATTAAAACCTGGCGAAATTTGGGTAGTGCCAATAATTTGGGGGTTAGGTTATAACTATACAGACATGATGAACGAAATAAATATGGGTTTAAGCCAGTTATATGATACTGGAGTTAAAAGTATAGATTACCCAAACAATGGAGACAGCTTTAACCCAAATATTGGCCCAATAATATACATAAATTCAACAATTGCCTTATATGGATTGGTAGATGCATACAACTTGAATGTGTCAATTAATATAACACAGATAAATGGAACTTATATTTATACAAACTCAACTTTAATAAACCTCTCAGTTCCTTATGAAGAAGAAAAACTCGTGAGCTTTCCAGTAAACATCTCAAATATGCCTTATGGAGCCTACAATATAACAATAAAGACAAATCTTCCAAATGACCAGAATACATCAAACGATGAAAAAAGCATTATAATCTATATAACATCATTTTCAGTCCAACCAAATTATCAGGAAAAGACTGGAAATGTTGGAGAAGAGATATTTTACAATATAACATTATATAACTTTGGAGTTGGAGGAAGATTTGATATAAATATAACCTACTTAACGAAAGGATGGACAACGAAAATATACAACAACTCCATTTTAATAGCTGAAGATGCCAATGGGGATGGAATCTGGGATTATATAAACCCAAATTATGATTTAAACTCAAATAATTTGCCAGATATCTATGTGCCAACTGGAGAGATAAATTTAACTGTCTCAAAGACAATTCCTTCAACAGCCCCATTAGGAGAGATTGATACAACTACATTAAAATTTGTTAATATAAATAATCCATCAATATTTGGAAAAACAACATTCCAGACATCAACACCATATCCTCCTTCAGTTCAAAAAACTTTCTATTTACATGGAGATACTTTAAGAACTCTAAATACTTCAATACCTACAACAATTAACAACTACACAACAATTAATAGCAATTCATTAGCTTCATGGATACAATATCCAAGATTCGCAGACAACTTTACAGTTGTAGGAAAAATTCCAATTTTGCTTTATATAAATGACCCAAACGTTATATTTGGAACTGAAATGCATAAAATTGTTGTTTCGTTAATGGCCACAAATGGAATTGATTCCTTTACTTTAGGAAGTGATGTTGAGTATCTATACTTAGATGATACTATAAAATCTTACATTTTCAATATAACCTTAGATTCAATAATTACAATACCCAAAAACTACTATTTGGTTTTGAGAGTGGAAAATCAAATATCTTCTAACTCAATAAACATCTATCATAATTCAACATATCCATCCAATATAACGCTAAACACTACGACTTATGTTAATGTTTATAACATATTTTCAGATAAAAACGTTTATCTTCCAAATGAAAATGTTACAATATTTGCAAATATTACAGACCCTATTGGTTCTTACGATATAAGCGGGGCAAATATAACTGTGTATTATCCAAACGGTAGTGTATATATCAACTCTTCAATGCTACTACAGGAAATAGATAAAAACTCCCCATCACTTTGGAAGCTCTATAATTACTCATTTAGCCTCCCAGAGTCAGGAAAATATCTTATTACAATAACTGGAATCGAATCTAATGGTGTAATTTCGAAGAAAAACTATACCATATACTGCGGATATGAAATTCAGGGCTATGTAAAAGAGGACTTTGGAACCCTTGGAAAAGAAGATAGTGAAGATAAAGGAATTTATGGGGTTAATGTATCTCTACTTGAAGACAGCAATAATGATGGTATTCCAGATATTGGAGATACCATAGTAAATTCAACAACAACAGATATTTTTGGTCATTATTCCTTCTTAGTTTATAACTCCTCAAAAACTTACTTTGTGGTAGTGAATTCAAGAACTGTAGGAACTACAAGAGGTTTAAACCCTCAATATAGCAAAAATGACATCTGGGCTGAAGAAACATATCAAACAGTATATACTCCAATAAACTCTTCTCAATGGATTGCCAACGGAAATGCTTCAATATTCCCAGATAAGCTTCTATTAACAACAGATGATTATGGTGAAGCAGGTAGTGTTTGGTATTACAAGCCGGTTAATCTATCTGAGGATTTGGTTGTTGAGTTTTATGCGTATTTGGGAGACAATCCTGATGGAGCAGATGGTATAACCTTTACCTTGCAATCGTTGGGAACTAACGAATTAGGTGGAACTGGAGGAGATTTGGGTTATGGTGGAATTTCTCCGAGTGTAGCGGTTGAAGTTGATACTTGGCTCAACGATTTTGATGCTCCAGCAACAACCGACCATATTGCAATAGATGTTAACGGCAACATAAACCACACTTACAACTCCTTAACTTACCCAACACCAAACCCTTACGATTTAGGTAATGTTGAGGATGGAAGAGAACACTTAATAAAAATCGTATGGAATGCAACAACAAAAACACTCCAAGTATATTTCGATGGCAATTTATCATTAACATGGAATAAGGATATAACCCAAATTATAGGAAACTCAGCTTACTTCGGATTCACAGGAGGAACGGGAGGAGCAAAAAATCTCCAGTATGTTAAGCCAATATACGTAAAAAATGGGGATGGGTATATAATAAATCCAACTTATGGAGTAGTTGAGATGTTTGGAGGAAGAGACCCTAATGAAGAAGATAATTGGGAAGATGGAAAATATGAACACTACTGTTTGATAAATCTAAATTCATATAGTGGGAAAAATATAACATTTGGATTCAGCTTTGATGTAATAACAAATACGAAATCTACGGGGCAGGGTAGTTTTTCCCAATTTATAAAAAATGCAAATGCAATTTATGGGAAAGATGAGAGTTATTTCAGAATACCAAATATCGACGCAAAGAATGGAAATCACTACATTTATACAAGTGGAAATAAAATATTAGACAATTTGACTATTGTCAATGGTTCAACTCAGATTAATGGAACCATCATTTTATCAGGATTACAATGGATAGCTAACGGTAACGCATACATAAATAATTCAAATAATCTAACTTTGATACTAACGCCTGATGACTACAACCAAAAAGGTAGTGTTTGGTATTACAAGCCGGTTAATCTATCTGAGGATTTGGTTGTTGAGTTTTATGCGTATTTGGGAGACAATCCTGATGGAGCAGATGGTATAACCTTTACCTTGCAATCGTTGGGGACTAACGAATTAGGTGGAACTGGAGGAGATTTGGGTTATGGTGGAATTTCTCCGAGTGTAGCGGTGGAGGTTGATACTTGGCTTAACGATTTTGACAGCCCAGCAACAACCGACCATATTGCAATAGATGTTGATGGGAACTTAAATCACACTTACAACTCCTTAACTTACTCAACACCAAACCCATACGATTTAGGTAATGTTGAGGATGGAAGAGAACACTTAATAAAAATCGTATGGAATGCAACAACAAAAACACTCCAAGTATATTTCGATGGCAATTTAGCATTAACATGGAATAAAGACATAACCCAAATTATAGGAAACTCAACTTATTTCGGATTCACAGGAGGAACAGGAGGAGCAAAAAACCTACAATACGTTAAGCCAACATATGTGAAAAATGGGGATAATGTTTTAAATCTCGAAGAAATATCTCCAAATCCAATTATTGACAATGTGGGGGCTGATACATACATTGGAAATATATTCTTTGAAAATGTCAGTGTTGGAATATTAGGAAATGAAACTGGGCTAAATAATTTAACATTAAAGAGTTGTGGAATTTATGGAAAAATATTAAATGCAGGGGTTAAGTTAGTTGATTATGATTGGAGTTTGCAGAATTATCCATTGTATATTGACAATTTAACAATAAACGCCTCTGGAGGATATGGAATTTCAATGTTGAACAAAATATGGGCTATGTTGTATAACTCTCAAATATCTTTAAAAAACGGTGTAGGGATTTATTGGGCAAACTGGGCTGGTGGTTTTGGAAACATAACAATCTATAATATAACTATAAGCTCATGTAATCAAGGATTGGTTTTATATAAAGATGGAAATGGAATAAAACTAATAAACTCTCAGATTAAGAATTCCGTTTATGAGGGAGTGTATTCAAAGAACTCAACTTTAGAAATACTTAACTCTTCAATAATTAATAACTCTATTGGAATCTATGCAAATATATCAAGCATATTGGTGAATAATTCCCTTATATATAAAAATAGATATGAAGGTTTATTATTAGAGAATTCATCCTCCTCAATATTGAATTCAAATATAATGAACAATAGCATAGGAATATATTTAAAAGAAAACTACATCTCAAAAATTCAAAAATCGAATATTTCATATAATGCCTATGGAATTGAAATAGTTAATTCATCTAACGTATATATAAATTCATCAAATATATTTAATGCAAGCACAGATGGAATTGCAATATTTAATGGAGAAAATGTAAGTGTTGAAAACTCTCTATTGTATAATAACAATTACTCAATACTCTCTTATGGTAATTTATCAAACCTCAGTGTGTTGAATTCATTATTAAGAGATTCAATAAACAACAGTATTGATATTGAAGTCCCTTCTGATGGATTTTTGAATAATTTAAAACTTTATAACTCAAGTGTATTAAACAGCGGAAGCTATGGGTTGTTTATCTATTCGTTGGGAAGTGCTTCAAATGTAAATATATCCAAATCACTAATAAACGGCTCCTACAAAGATGGAATTTACATCTATGGAGTAAATGCTATAAACATAGTTAATAATAACATAACCAATAACGGTTTGATTGGAGGAGACCCAGCAGGAAGTGGAATAAAAATCAGTGGAAACTATACCAAGGGAGTTTTAATTTTAAATAACAATATATCTCACAACTTGGGTAATGGTATTTCTTTAGAAGGGTTGTGGAGCAGAACATTATGTGATGTTAAAGTTGAAAACAACATAATTTCAAATAATGGTATTGAAGAAAATAGCGGTAATGGAATATACATAGGAGGAAGAGTTGAGAATGTCTCTATATTTAATAACACGATTCAATACAGCGATGCTCAGGCAATTTTAATTCAAGAGGCAAATGGATGGAATTCTTGGGATTGGATTGGAACAAATATATCCATTATAAACAACACAATTCAATACAATGGATTAACTGTCACAATAGGAAATATAACCGCAGGAATAACTGTTGGGGCTTATGGAGTTTATAATCAAGATAATGGATATATAATAATAGAGGGTAATAAAATAATAAACAACAATCTCTGTCCAAATCCAACTTATGGTGGAAAAGTTGGAGGAATTGAGGTTTATGGGTTAAATGAGAGTTGGATTAGCTTAGAATTTAATATCTCAAAGAATATCATAGCAAACAACTCTGCCTATGGAATTTTAATAGGGGCAAGCAAAGACATCAACATAATTAATAACACAATCTTCAACAATGAAAAGGGAATTACAATTCCAAACTGGGATTTTGTTCCTTACAATATAATAATCTCCAAAAACTCAATTTACAACAACTCTCTACTCGGAATTGACTTAGATGATGATAATGTAACTCTAAATGATGGGCTATTGAACTATAATGAAGCAAATCATGGTATTGACTATCCAATAATTACCTATGCTGAGTTAAACGGAGATAACTTAACAGTTAAAGGATACATTGGAAATGGAACTGGCAGTTCAAACTTTGCAAATGCGGTAGTTGAGATTTATTTAGTTAAAAATTTAAGTGGCGGAGATAATTTAATAGGAAATAATATTTCTTCAGATGGCACTGTATTGAATGATACCTATGGAGAAAGTTGGATTTATTTGGGAAGTTTGATTGCTGATAGTAATGGATTTTTCAGTGGAACAATAAATGTTTCTGGAAAAGGGGTTGGAGATGAATCTTTACTAACTGCAACAGCAACGATAAAAGGTATTGGAACATCAGAATTTGGAAGAAACTATCTCTTAATTAAAAAGTTCTTCAACATAACTGGAACTATAGTAATGCTTCCAAACGGCTACAACATAACAATAAAATCATATAATACAACAAGAGATGTTTATGTTTATTGGTATAAGCCAGATAATATTGAAGTAATCAATATTTCAGGGGATTATGATGAAAATGGAACCTATGGAAACACCTACTGGTTTAAATTTAATGTGATAAATGCAAATGAGACAATGAACATATCAATAACAACCAATATAACAACAGTTGAGGGACTTATTATCGGTATTGACCCAAAAAAATAA
- a CDS encoding winged helix-turn-helix transcriptional regulator — protein sequence MKKDTLLLIILILFCIVHVYGIYVHIYGINVSLENVSQYLYNTTVYLSYENGTPCFYIGEKKEFVIIPPYIKVDRDIAPLIKKLRFKIENKSYNLIITKKNVNTNKMAIIFTSINGSREVNGNKTIIWIKDPLKLKQSEVEALYELPEKGEVIARYKDGKPAAIKINNKIYVGFKPDEDVLANLIYIHIVKKTSNPLPYILFTVFLTLASLMLTFQETLKKKFLELISALASVKVFILSRINLLDEEKVLLNDTRREIYNYILDNPGCHLRELSKNLNKPVSTLTWHLRILEKANLIKSKKFGNRLIYYPADMDMRDLPLLYLKNETQKSIFEYLLKSPAHLRKIAKDLNLNVETVRYNLKKLENLGIVKSKEEGNRIVYYINESILKFHK from the coding sequence ATGAAAAAGGACACTTTATTACTTATAATTTTAATCTTATTTTGCATCGTTCATGTTTATGGTATTTATGTACATATTTATGGTATTAATGTTAGCTTAGAAAATGTTAGTCAATACCTTTACAACACTACGGTTTATCTTTCTTATGAGAATGGAACTCCATGTTTTTATATTGGAGAGAAAAAAGAATTCGTGATTATTCCTCCATATATAAAAGTTGATAGAGACATAGCTCCTTTAATTAAAAAACTAAGATTTAAAATAGAGAATAAAAGTTATAACCTTATCATTACAAAGAAAAATGTAAATACAAACAAGATGGCTATTATTTTTACTTCAATAAATGGTTCGAGAGAAGTTAATGGCAATAAGACAATTATCTGGATAAAAGACCCACTCAAATTAAAACAATCAGAGGTTGAGGCATTATATGAATTACCAGAAAAAGGAGAGGTTATAGCAAGATATAAAGACGGAAAACCAGCGGCGATAAAGATAAATAATAAAATATATGTTGGTTTTAAGCCAGATGAGGATGTTTTAGCTAATCTTATTTATATACATATAGTTAAGAAAACATCAAATCCTCTGCCCTATATACTTTTTACTGTTTTCTTAACTCTTGCATCTTTAATGCTAACTTTTCAAGAAACCCTAAAAAAGAAGTTTTTGGAGCTAATATCTGCACTAGCATCAGTAAAAGTATTTATCCTCTCTCGTATAAATCTTCTTGATGAAGAAAAAGTCCTTCTAAATGACACAAGAAGAGAAATTTACAATTATATTTTAGACAATCCTGGATGTCATTTAAGAGAACTTTCTAAAAACCTAAATAAACCAGTATCAACACTTACGTGGCATTTAAGAATATTAGAAAAAGCAAATCTAATTAAAAGTAAAAAATTTGGTAATCGATTAATTTACTATCCAGCAGATATGGATATGAGGGATTTGCCACTGTTATATTTAAAAAATGAAACGCAAAAAAGCATATTTGAATATTTATTAAAAAGTCCTGCTCATTTAAGAAAGATTGCTAAAGATTTGAATTTGAATGTTGAAACTGTAAGGTATAATTTAAAAAAACTGGAAAATCTTGGAATTGTAAAATCTAAAGAAGAGGGAAACAGAATAGTATATTATATAAATGAATCTATCTTAAAGTTTCATAAATAA
- a CDS encoding AAA family ATPase: MLLIGITGMPGAGKSSAYEIAKKYNLPIVSMGDVVRYETKKRGLELTPENVGNTAIKLREEFGNEAIAVACLKYIEENLKDKEIVIVEGIRSLYEVNYFRKHKPLVLIAIHSSPLTRFERLKKRGREDDSANWEVFVERDLRELGFSIGHAIALADFVVVNEKSFEDCLNQLDNILQEILNNLEKYKKYNFIYETLR; encoded by the coding sequence ATGCTGTTGATAGGTATTACAGGAATGCCAGGAGCGGGAAAAAGCTCAGCTTATGAAATTGCTAAAAAATATAATCTACCAATAGTTTCCATGGGAGACGTTGTTAGATATGAAACAAAAAAAAGAGGCTTAGAATTAACTCCAGAAAATGTTGGAAATACAGCTATAAAGCTAAGAGAGGAGTTTGGAAATGAGGCAATTGCAGTTGCATGTCTAAAATATATAGAAGAAAATTTAAAAGATAAAGAAATAGTTATTGTTGAAGGTATAAGGAGCTTATATGAGGTTAATTATTTTAGAAAACATAAACCTTTGGTTTTAATAGCCATTCACTCTTCTCCATTAACAAGATTTGAGAGATTGAAAAAAAGAGGAAGGGAAGATGATTCAGCAAACTGGGAAGTATTTGTAGAGAGGGACTTGAGGGAGTTAGGATTTAGTATTGGACATGCTATTGCATTGGCTGATTTTGTAGTAGTTAATGAAAAAAGCTTTGAAGATTGTTTAAATCAATTAGACAACATTTTACAGGAAATTTTAAATAACTTGGAAAAATATAAGAAATATAACTTTATTTATGAAACTTTAAGATAG
- a CDS encoding class III signal peptide-containing protein, with protein sequence MKFIMKFIKSNKGQISLEFSLLVMVVVLSAIIVSYYLIKTAIETRNANMDVINQSSNVAEKSLSNVT encoded by the coding sequence ATGAAATTTATAATGAAATTTATAAAATCCAATAAAGGACAAATTTCTTTAGAATTTTCTTTGTTAGTTATGGTTGTTGTTCTCTCAGCAATAATTGTTTCATACTATTTGATAAAGACAGCTATCGAAACAAGAAATGCAAATATGGATGTTATAAATCAAAGTTCCAATGTTGCTGAAAAATCCTTAAGCAATGTAACGTAG